DNA from Desulfarculus baarsii DSM 2075:
CCGCAGAGCGTGCAGCCATCGCCGGCCACGGCCACGCCATCATGCAACTCCATGGCCCCGAAGGGGCAGGCGTCCACGCAGGAGCCGCAACCAGTGCAAAGATTTTTGTCGATGATCAAGGCCATGGCTCACTCTCCCAGGATGATCGCGCGGCCGTCGATCAGCGCGTCGACGAGCCTGGCCCCGGTTTCCTGGGGCGGACCTTGCCACAGCCGGTGCTCGCCGCCCAGTTCGGGCGCGAAAACCTTGACCACCTGGGTGAAGCTGCCGGCCAGGCCCACCTGGGCCGGGTCCAGGCCCAGGTCGACCGCGCCCAGCACGGTGGGCGCGTATTTCTTGGCCCGCATCTTGCCCTTGAGCGAGGGCGGCCGCACCTGGCCGATCTGCCGCACGACGGTGATCAGACAGGGCAATTTGACCTCGACCACGTCGTGACCGTCGTCCATTTGCCGCTCGACGACCATGCTCTCCGCGCCCACCTGGCGGATGCGCCGCACAAAGGCCACGTGGGGCAGGCCAAGCCGCTGGGCCAGGCCCGGGCCAACCTGGGCCGTGTCGCCGTCGATGGCCTGCTTGCCGCAGATGATCACGTCGGCCCCGCCCATGTGGCGCACGCCGGCGGCCAGGGCGGCGGTGGTGGCCCAGGTGTCGGCCCCGGCAAAGGCCCGGTCGCAGAGCAACACGCCCTCGTCGACGCCGTAGCCGATGGTCTCTTTGATCGCCTCGGCGGCCTGGGCCGGGCCCATGGAGATGACGTCGACCCGGCCGCCGTGCTCGTCGCGCAGGGCCAGGGCCGCCTCCAGGGCGAACAGGTCGAAGGGGTTGATGATCGCCGCCACGCCCTCGCGCAGGAGGGTGTGGGTCTGGGGGTCGATCTTGACGTTGGCGCTGTCGGGCGCTTGCTTGACGCAGACGATGATCTTCATGCCACGGCTCCGGCGGCGCGCGTCGTTACTTGACCAGCCACGACCGCCAACCTACTTGCCGCGACCGTATTCTTTGTTCAGTTCCTGGCCGATGACGTTGCGCTGGATCTGGTTGGTGCCTTCGTAGATTTGCAGAATCTTGGCGTCGCGCATCATCTTTTCGACGGGATATTCACGCATGTAGCCGTGGCCGCCCATCACCTGCACGGCGTTGGTGGTCACTTCCATGGCCACGTCGGTGGGGAAGACCTTGGCCATGGCGCTGACCTTGCTGATGTCCTTGGCCCCGCTGTCGATATGCCGGGCCACACAATAGACCAGGGCCCTGGCCGCCTCGACCTTGGTGGCCATGTCGGCCAGCATGTGGGCCACGGCCTGGAAGGTGATGATGGGCTTGTCAAACTGGCGGCGCGTGCGGGCGAAGGCCGCGGCCTCGTCCAGCGCGCCCTGGGCCACGCCCACGCCCTGGGCCCCCACGCCGGGCCGCGACAGGTCGAAGGTGCGCATGGCCGCCACGAAGCCCATGCCCTCGCGGCTGAGCAGACGGTCGGCGGGGATGCGGCAGTCGTTGAAGATCAGCTCGGCCGTGGCGCTGGCCCGGATGCCCAGCTTGCTCTCTTTTTTGCCCACGCTGAAGCCCTCGTCATCGGCCTCGACAATGAAGGCGCTGGCCCCACGGGGGCCCTTGGTGCGGTCGGTGATGGCGATGACGGTGTAGATTCCGGCGTGGCCGCCGTTGGTGATCCATTGCTTGGAGCCGTTGAGCACGTAGTGGTCGCCCTCCTTGCGCGCCTCGGTGCGGATGGCCGAGGCGTCGGAGCCGGCGGCCGACTCGGTGAGGGCGAAGGCGCAGAGCTTTTCGCCCCGGGCGATCTGGGGCAGGTATTTTTCCTTCTGGGCCTCGGAGCCGAAAAGCAAAAT
Protein-coding regions in this window:
- a CDS encoding acyl-CoA dehydrogenase family protein, yielding MNYFLTEEQEMIRDLCRQIAEERIKPARAELDEKEQFPTEIIKALAQADLLGLIIPEQYGGLGGGCLENCIAVEELSRACVGVSTSYAATFLGAFPILLFGSEAQKEKYLPQIARGEKLCAFALTESAAGSDASAIRTEARKEGDHYVLNGSKQWITNGGHAGIYTVIAITDRTKGPRGASAFIVEADDEGFSVGKKESKLGIRASATAELIFNDCRIPADRLLSREGMGFVAAMRTFDLSRPGVGAQGVGVAQGALDEAAAFARTRRQFDKPIITFQAVAHMLADMATKVEAARALVYCVARHIDSGAKDISKVSAMAKVFPTDVAMEVTTNAVQVMGGHGYMREYPVEKMMRDAKILQIYEGTNQIQRNVIGQELNKEYGRGK
- a CDS encoding electron transfer flavoprotein subunit beta/FixA family protein; this translates as MKIIVCVKQAPDSANVKIDPQTHTLLREGVAAIINPFDLFALEAALALRDEHGGRVDVISMGPAQAAEAIKETIGYGVDEGVLLCDRAFAGADTWATTAALAAGVRHMGGADVIICGKQAIDGDTAQVGPGLAQRLGLPHVAFVRRIRQVGAESMVVERQMDDGHDVVEVKLPCLITVVRQIGQVRPPSLKGKMRAKKYAPTVLGAVDLGLDPAQVGLAGSFTQVVKVFAPELGGEHRLWQGPPQETGARLVDALIDGRAIILGE